A window of the Lates calcarifer isolate ASB-BC8 linkage group LG18, TLL_Latcal_v3, whole genome shotgun sequence genome harbors these coding sequences:
- the LOC108892105 gene encoding transmembrane protease serine 9 isoform X3: MKATDLLSVCLLLLQTAGFSLKPSNTTDHHNNNNNNNNNNHTAAAAAGLNLNHLNVTINGSFSEHFGFSDLAGVRSFSPEQEMESRIIGGQEAWAHSWPWQVSLRFATMPACGGAIISPLWVISAAHCFKRYNKASFWTVLAGKHDLDNPHEAGQQEVGVSMIINHYGYNTRTKESDMALLKLQRPVVFNQFVRPIDLWMTPLPVHRKCTITGWGSTRENGPRVNRLQEVNVTILPTDVCNQYYLGRIRSSMFCAGKDGGGADACQGDSGGPLSCFTGSRYELAGLVSWGVGCGRAKRPGVYTKLQQHTPWIYDVMSDQNRVYTDDLTNKEDRCGEQQSSSCDHALGLVGLSMSQDGEVSVENVTESCPFFWPWHVSLQSNGRHYCSGALIHRHWVITAKHCNVRAKEDVVALGVHDLRFSSSQTVPVDGVFNLPQDGSFPPKSDLSLVRLSVPARFNPQVSPVCVPDEDEELDNSWHCVTTGWGAVKTTGDVDPDRLHHVGLTLVNQTTCRQKWGGLVTDSHICSHPAGSTSCMGDSGAPLFCRKHGAYFLFGVVTWGNGCCAADKPSIFTRISDYDSWITEVTEDM; this comes from the exons ATGAAGGCGACTGATCTGCTCTCAGTTTGTCTGCTTCTTCTTCAGACAG ctggATTCAGTCTGAAACCGTCAAACACAACGGATCAccataacaataacaacaacaacaacaacaacaaccacacagctgctgctgctgcag gATTGAACCTGAATCATCTGAATGTGACGATAAATGGAAGTTTCTCTGAACACTTTGGATTCAGTG ACCTGGCCGGGGTCCGGTCCTTCAGTCCAGAGCAGGAGATGGAGTCTAGGATCATCGGGGGTCAGGAGGCCTGGGCTCACTCATGGCCCTGGCAGGTTTCTCTTCGTTTTGCCACCATGCCGGCCTGTGGGGGCGCCATCATCAGCCCGCTGTGGGTcatctctgctgctcactgcttcaaaag ATACAACAAAGCTTCTTTCTGGACTGTTCTGGCTGGAAAACACGACCTGGATAATCCTCATGAGGCAGGACAACAG GAGGTTGGAGTCTCAATGATCATCAACCACTATGGCTACAACACTCGGACTAAAGAGAGTGACATGGCTCTGCTGAAGCTGCAGCGACCTGTGGTCTTCAACCAGTTCGTCAGACCCATCGACCTCTGGATGACTCCGCTGCCTGTCCACAGGAAGTGCACCATCACCGGCTGGGGCTCCACCCGAGAGA ATGGTCCTCGAGTGAACAGACTGCAGGAGGTGAATGTGACCATCCTGCCCACTGACGTCTGTAACCAGTACTACCTCGGGAGGATCAGGTCCTCCATGTTCTGTGCTGGGAAGGACGGAGGAGGAGCTGATGCCTGTCAG GGGGACTCCGGAGGTCCTCTGTCCTGCTTCACCGGCAGCAGGTACGAGCTGGCAGGTCTGGTGAGCTGGGGAGTCGGATGTGGTCGAGCCAAAAGACCAGGAGTCTACACCAAACTCCAGCAACACACTCCGTGGATCTACGACGTCATGA GTGATCAGAACAGAGTTTACACAGACGACCTCACTAACAAAG AGGACAGGTGTGGTGAGCAGCAGAGCTCCAGCTGTGATCACGCTCTGGGCCTCGTTGGTCTCTCCATGTCCCAGGACGGTGAGGTGTCAGTGGAGAACGTGACGGAGTCCTGCCCCTTCTTCTGGCCCTGGCACGTCAGTCTCCAGTCCAACGGACGCCATTACTGCAGCGGAGCGCTCATCCACCGCCACTGGGTCATCACCGCCAAACACTGTAACGTCAG AGCTAAAGAGGACGTTGTGGCTCTGGGAGTCCATGACCTCCGGTTCTCCTCGTCTCAAACTGTCCCTGTGGATGGAGTCTTCAACTTGCCACAGGACGGCAGCTTCCCGCCGAAATCTGACCTGTCTCTGGTCCGCCTCAGCGTTCCTGCCAGATTCA ACCCTCAGGTGTCTCCGGTTTGTGTCCCTGACGAGGACGAGGAGCTCGACAACAGCTGGCACTGCGTCACGACTGGGTGGGGGGCTGTGAAAACCACAG GTGACGTTGATCCGGATCGCCTGCACCATGTTGGACTGACTCTGGTTAATCAGACCACCTGTAGACAGAAGTGGGGGGGGCTCGTCACTGACTCTCACATCTGTTCACATCCTGCGGGCTCCACCTCCTGCATG
- the LOC108892105 gene encoding transmembrane protease serine 9 isoform X1, with amino-acid sequence MKATDLLSVCLLLLQTAGFSLKPSNTTDHHNNNNNNNNNNHTAAAAAGLNLNHLNVTINGSFSEHFGFSDLAGVRSFSPEQEMESRIIGGQEAWAHSWPWQVSLRFATMPACGGAIISPLWVISAAHCFKRYNKASFWTVLAGKHDLDNPHEAGQQEVGVSMIINHYGYNTRTKESDMALLKLQRPVVFNQFVRPIDLWMTPLPVHRKCTITGWGSTRENGPRVNRLQEVNVTILPTDVCNQYYLGRIRSSMFCAGKDGGGADACQGDSGGPLSCFTGSRYELAGLVSWGVGCGRAKRPGVYTKLQQHTPWIYDVMSDQNRVYTDDLTNKEDRCGEQQSSSCDHALGLVGLSMSQDGEVSVENVTESCPFFWPWHVSLQSNGRHYCSGALIHRHWVITAKHCNVRAKEDVVALGVHDLRFSSSQTVPVDGVFNLPQDGSFPPKSDLSLVRLSVPARFNPQVSPVCVPDEDEELDNSWHCVTTGWGAVKTTGDVDPDRLHHVGLTLVNQTTCRQKWGGLVTDSHICSHPAGSTSCMGDSGAPLFCRKHHVYFLFGVVTWGSGRCAADKPSVFTRISDYDSWITEVTEDT; translated from the exons ATGAAGGCGACTGATCTGCTCTCAGTTTGTCTGCTTCTTCTTCAGACAG ctggATTCAGTCTGAAACCGTCAAACACAACGGATCAccataacaataacaacaacaacaacaacaacaaccacacagctgctgctgctgcag gATTGAACCTGAATCATCTGAATGTGACGATAAATGGAAGTTTCTCTGAACACTTTGGATTCAGTG ACCTGGCCGGGGTCCGGTCCTTCAGTCCAGAGCAGGAGATGGAGTCTAGGATCATCGGGGGTCAGGAGGCCTGGGCTCACTCATGGCCCTGGCAGGTTTCTCTTCGTTTTGCCACCATGCCGGCCTGTGGGGGCGCCATCATCAGCCCGCTGTGGGTcatctctgctgctcactgcttcaaaag ATACAACAAAGCTTCTTTCTGGACTGTTCTGGCTGGAAAACACGACCTGGATAATCCTCATGAGGCAGGACAACAG GAGGTTGGAGTCTCAATGATCATCAACCACTATGGCTACAACACTCGGACTAAAGAGAGTGACATGGCTCTGCTGAAGCTGCAGCGACCTGTGGTCTTCAACCAGTTCGTCAGACCCATCGACCTCTGGATGACTCCGCTGCCTGTCCACAGGAAGTGCACCATCACCGGCTGGGGCTCCACCCGAGAGA ATGGTCCTCGAGTGAACAGACTGCAGGAGGTGAATGTGACCATCCTGCCCACTGACGTCTGTAACCAGTACTACCTCGGGAGGATCAGGTCCTCCATGTTCTGTGCTGGGAAGGACGGAGGAGGAGCTGATGCCTGTCAG GGGGACTCCGGAGGTCCTCTGTCCTGCTTCACCGGCAGCAGGTACGAGCTGGCAGGTCTGGTGAGCTGGGGAGTCGGATGTGGTCGAGCCAAAAGACCAGGAGTCTACACCAAACTCCAGCAACACACTCCGTGGATCTACGACGTCATGA GTGATCAGAACAGAGTTTACACAGACGACCTCACTAACAAAG AGGACAGGTGTGGTGAGCAGCAGAGCTCCAGCTGTGATCACGCTCTGGGCCTCGTTGGTCTCTCCATGTCCCAGGACGGTGAGGTGTCAGTGGAGAACGTGACGGAGTCCTGCCCCTTCTTCTGGCCCTGGCACGTCAGTCTCCAGTCCAACGGACGCCATTACTGCAGCGGAGCGCTCATCCACCGCCACTGGGTCATCACCGCCAAACACTGTAACGTCAG AGCTAAAGAGGACGTTGTGGCTCTGGGAGTCCATGACCTCCGGTTCTCCTCGTCTCAAACTGTCCCTGTGGATGGAGTCTTCAACTTGCCACAGGACGGCAGCTTCCCGCCGAAATCTGACCTGTCTCTGGTCCGCCTCAGCGTTCCTGCCAGATTCA ACCCTCAGGTGTCTCCGGTTTGTGTCCCTGACGAGGACGAGGAGCTCGACAACAGCTGGCACTGCGTCACGACTGGGTGGGGGGCTGTGAAAACCACAG GTGACGTTGATCCGGATCGCCTGCACCATGTTGGACTGACTCTGGTTAATCAGACCACCTGTAGACAGAAGTGGGGGGGGCTCGTCACTGACTCTCACATCTGTTCACATCCTGCGGGCTCCACCTCCTGCATG GGCGACTCTGGAGCTCCTCTGTTCTGTCGGAAACACCATGTCTACTTCCTGTTTGGTGTGGTCACATGGGGCAGCGGGCGCTGTGCTGCAGACAAACCGTCCGTCTTCACCAGAATATCTGATTATGATTCATGGATCACTGAGGTGACTGAAGACACGTGA
- the LOC108892094 gene encoding stabilin-2-like has protein sequence MSPQSSRYINDCFVTSLDILASNGIIHVLQGPLKAPPPRHEMHMAHKAGMGVGVVLLIVLVGGGRLRRLPLLHPHLQTLPLPLLQGGGGGGGGGRGSTCRWRSQHL, from the exons ATGTCTCCTCAGTCGTCTCGTTACATCAACGACTGCTTCGTCACCAGCTTGGACATCCTGGCATCAAACGGGATCATACATGTTCTCCAGGGCCCCCTGAAAGCCCCGCCTCCTCGCCACGAG ATGCACATGGCGCACAAGGCGGGGATGGGGGTCGGAGTGGTTCTGCTGATTGTCCTGGTTGGGGGGGGTCGTCTTCGTCGGCTACCACTTCTACACCCACACCTCCAAACCCTTCCACTTCCACTGCTTCAAG gaggaggaggaggagggggagggggaagaggcTCCACCTGCAGATGGCGGTCGCAGCATCTGTAA